DNA from Algisphaera agarilytica:
ATGTCTTCGCGGGAGCGGTCGATCTTCTCGCCGTTGGCCTTGCCCACGGCGGCGACGACTTCACGCTGAATCATCCGACGCAGTTGGTTGGCGTCGGTGATCGACTTGCCGCGAAGCTCGGCCATGGTCTGGTCGAGCAGGGCGGCGACGGTTTCTTGCGTCGCGTCGGTGCCTAGCTGAGCCAGGGCTTCGTCGAACATGGCGCGGTTGTCGTAGGGCTGCTGCTTGAGCGAGGCGAGGATGGCGTCGAGCTTCTTGTCGTTTTCAGACAGGGCTTCGACCTGCACGAGCAGTTGGCCCAAGAGCGGATCGTTGGCCGCGGCGAGGGCGGCATCGCCCTGTTCCTTCGAGGCCTTGATCAATTGGGCGAGCTGCTCTTGAATCAGCTCCGAGTCCCGGCGGTCTTCCAGCTGCTCGGCCAGCTCGGCGAGCTGGCTGTTGACCGCGGCGAAGGCTTCGCTGGTATCGGTCGGCATGGCCGACTTCACTTCGGCAATCGCCGCCAGAACCGTCTGGGTTTCACCCGAGGAATCCAGGGCTTCGATGCGGGCTAGCACATCCTCCAGCATCGACTTGACCTGGGTGGTCCCGGCGTACTCGGCGGGGCGGGCTTCGATCAGGCGGCGGAGCTCGGCGAGCTCGCCCGCCATGGCGGTGGTGTCGACGGGCGCAGAGGTCGTGGCGTCGAGCCGAGCCACGATGCTGTTGAGGGCTTTGAGCGTCAGGCTGTCGTTGGTCGAGGCGGCCGCGGCGATCTGTTCGACCGTCGGACGGGCCGCGAACATCTCACGGAACTGAGAAGCCAAGGACTCGGCATCTCCGCCACGCTGCTCCAGCATCGCCAGGGCGGCGTCCACCTTCGTATTCAGGGTGTCGTCCGCGCCTTGCTCTTCGATGGCTTGGGCCAGGGCGGTCAGCGGTTCGACCATATCGGGCTGAGCGTCGAGGGTGGCGAGTATCGCGTCGAGCTTGGGCATCAGCCGCTCGGTCTGCGGGCCGAAGGCGTTGATCATGGCTTCGACGTTGCGCTCGTGCTCGGTGCGGGCATCGAGTGCCATGCGGATTTCATTGCGGAGCTGGCGCTGCGTAGGGTTCTCTTCGCCCAGCGCAACGATCTGCGTTTCGAGCTCGGCGGTTCCGCGGTTGGCGTTGATCAGCGAGACCACATTCAACCCGATCAAAACCGCAGCGGCGGCGGCGGTCGCAAAGGCCAGATGCTTGGGCTTGATGCGATTGAACACCGAGGCGTTGGCCGCGTTGAGCGGCAGTTGGAGCGAGGCTTGCTCAAGGTGCTCGGCCGACATACGGGCCAGGACCATGACGGTCCGACCGACCTGGATGTAGTCGCCGTCCTTGAGCGGCTGGACATCGTCGATCTCTTTGTGGTTGCGGTGGGTGCCGTGCTTGGATTCGAGGTCCTGCAGGTACCAGCGGCCGCCGTCGCACCAGATGCGGGCGTGGCGACGCGAGACTTTGACGTCGTTGAACTGCAGGTCTGCGCCTTCGCGGCCGAGAACCACATCGCGATCATCAAACAGTTCGTAGATACGGCCCTTGTCCGGTCCGCCAGCGACAATCAGGATCAGCACAATCAGGTCCTCACAGGGGGCACGAACATCGAGAAACGACACCGCGAACACGGCTCGCCAAGGCCTCATAATGTAAGTCCGCCGATAATTTTACGCAATAGAAGAGATGCGCCCTACTGACCGAGATTCACCGCTTCGCGACGAGGTAGGCGACCCAGTCTTCGGCCGCCGGAAGACGCTTCGCCGGGCCGATCCGGCCGTTTTTCGCCTCGGACCACACCTCCACTTGCCCGAACCCTGCTTTGGAGAGCAGACCCCGCAGTTCGGGGAGCGTCCACAGCCGCCAGTCGTAGCGAAAGGCCGACCGGATCGTATGGCCGTCGCCCAGCGTGAAGTGGATCCGGCAGTCGATCCGGTGGGTGATCGGATCGAACGCCCGCTGCTCCCACTGGTAGGTGAACCCGTCGGCCGGGCGGGTCTGGGTTCCCAGCCGCTGAGCCCCCGGGCCGCCGAAGACATCCATGACGAAAACACCGCCGGGGCGGAGGCCCTTGCGGGCGTGGCGCAGGTAGCCGAGCAGGGCGGATTCGTCGTGGTAGATGAACGTGCTGAAGTTCAGGGCCGCGGTGAGGTCGACTTTGGGAGACGCGATCTGCATCACGTCCGCCTCGACCAGGTGCAGGTCCTCGATGTGGGCGTGGCGACGCTGGGCCCAGCGGAGGGTCGGGCCGTGGAGCTCAACGGCCATGGCCTGTCGCTCGGGGTGACTTTCGCACCAGGACGCCGCCACCGAGCACGTCCCCGCAAAGTCTTCGCGCAGGAGCCACGCCGATTCCCCGCCGTTCATCGCTTCGTAAATCCGCCCTAGCAACGCCGCCTCGGCCCACGGCTGCTGCACCGCGTGCTCGTAAATTTCCAACCGGTGAGGACGTTTTGCCTTGCTCATACAGTCAACATATCACCCTGCCCGATACACTGTGTAATGACTCACAGGTTTCGGTTTCTCTCCTGGCGCCTAGCGCCCAACCCCTAGCGCCAACCCACATGACCTCTCTCATCCTCACCGTCGTCGGCCCCGACCGCCCGGGCCTGGTCAAAGCCCTCTCCGATGTGGTCGCTCGCCACGACGCCAATTGGCTCGAGGGCGAGATGGCGCAGCTCGCCGGGCAATTTGCAGGCATCGTCCACGTCCAGGCGCCTATCGAGTCGGTCGAAGCGCTCAGCGCGGATTTGGACGGACTGAAAGCCCAGAAGCTGTACGTCCACGTGACGCATAGCCCCGAGGCCGACTCCGCCGACCTCCGCGGCACCCGCCTGTACGAGCTCGAACTCATCGGGTTGGACCGCCCGGGCATCGTGCGTGACCTGGCCAAGGCGTTGGCCACCCGCAGCATCAATGTCGCGAAGCTCAAGACCCTGACCGAAAGCGCCCCGATGTCCGGCGAGCTCATGTTCAAAGCGACCGCCAGCCTCCACGCCCCCGAGGACACGTCGCACGACGATCTGCACGACGCCCTCGACCAACTCGCCGACGATCTGGACCTGGACCTGTCGCTCAACGTGGCCACGCCACAAGCGGGCTGAAGCCCGGGGCGATCTGCCCTCGATGGTTGCCGCGCGTTAGTGCGAAAGTGACGCCGACGCGTCGAGCACCGTGACGTTGTAGGTCTTGCCGGACTCGGCGAAGTGCTTGGGAAAATCTTCGTCGTCGCCGCGTTCGCGTTTCCAGGTGATGTGGACCAGTTTCAGCGTCCCGCCGGGCGAGACGACCGCCAGCGTGCGGCCGTTGTATTTCCAGTCGTCGTCGTCCTCGTCCTCGCTGGAGATTTCTTCGACAACGTAGTTCCCGCCGACTCCGGCCTGGGCGTAGACGGGCGCGGTTTGACGCACATTGAGCCCCACCACCAAACCCATGGTCATCGTCGCCGCCAACATGAAGAGAACGGATATCCGGTTGTTCATCGTGGTCTCCTGAAAGAGGGAAGAATCCAATCACTAGCACGAAAGGCTTGCTCAACCGACAGCGTACTACACCGTCGGCTCCTCTTCGACGGGAACCTCGCTCGGGGCGTGCTTTTCCAGGCTAAAGGGGAACCGCCGCCCGACGATTCCCCCCGCTATCGCCCCGGCGAACGCGAGCACCAGCCACAGCCACATCGTTAAACCAAAACACGCCATGCTCACCCCGAGCGACATGCCGAACAGGGTGCCTAGGAAGATGCCGACGCCGACGCCGATCGAGTGTTCCGCGACGGTAAAGCTCTCCCCCAGGGCCTTGCGCTCGCTGCGAGTTCGACCCGGCCGCCTGGTCACGCCATGTCCTCGATGCACCGGGCCACCAGCGCCGTCCACCCGGTCTGGTGAGAGGCGCCCAGCCCGCGGCCGGTGTCGCCGTGGAAGTACTCGTAGAACAACACCCGGCCCTCTTCGTCCGGCGGGCACAACTTAATCAACCGGCGCTCGATCTCCTGGGCGACCTTGTCGAGCGTGACGTAGTTCCCCGAGCCGGTGGGGCATTCGACGGTGAACGACTCGCCGTAGAAGTAGTGGTAGCGCTGCAGCGATTCGAGGATGAGGTAGTTGATGGGGAACCACACGGGCCCGCGCCAGTTCGAGTTGCCGCCGAACATGCGGGTGTCGGATTCGCCGGGGGTGTACTTGACCGACATCTTCTCGCCGTCGAGGTCGAGTTCGTAGGGATGCTTCTCGTGGTATTTCGATACCGAGCGGATGCCGTAGGGCCCGAAGAACTCGTCTTCGTCGAGCATGTATTTCAACACGCGGCGGAGGCGTTCACGCGAGGGCATCGCCAGGAGCAGCATGTCGGAGCGGGTGGTTTCGTTGTCCTGGTCGTTGGCCATGAACGCGATGCGTTTGGCCAGGTCGCCGCGGTACTTGAGGAACCACTCCATCCGGCGTTTGAACCCGGGCAGGCGGTCGATGCGTTCCTGCTTGAAGGTCTCGACCGCGATCAGTGGCATCAGCCCGACCAGCGAGCGGATACGGATCGGCTCGGACTCGCCCTTGGTGATGAGCTGGTCGTAGTAGATGCCGTCTTTCTCGTCCCACAGGCCGTCCTGGCCGATGTCGTTGATCGCGTCGGCGATCGAGACGAAGTGCTCGAAGAATTTGCTGGCCATGTCGGCGTAGGCCATGGAGTGGGGCGAGTTGTCGTCGTCCGCGAGCTCCATCGCCATCGAGAGCATGATGTTGCAGTAGAACGCCATCCACGCCGTCGCGTCCGATTGGACGAGCTGTCGCCCTCCGGGCAGCTTCTGGCTGCGGTCGAACACCCCGATGTTATCGAGCCCCAGGAAGCCACCCGCGAACAGGTGGTTGCCGTTGGGGTCCTTGCGGTTGACCCACCAGGTGAAGTTCAGCAGCAGCTTCTGGAAGCAGGATGCGAGGAACAACCGGTCGCGCTTGCCCCGCGCCGCGGTCATTTTGTAGACCCGCCACACCGCCCAGGCGTGCACCGGCGGGTTCACATCACCGAACGCGAACTCGTAGGCGGGGATCTGACCGTTGGGGTGCATGTACCACTCGCGCAGGAACTTGTCGAGCTGCCGCTTGGCGAAGTCGGCGTCGATCCGGCAGAACGGCAGCATGT
Protein-coding regions in this window:
- a CDS encoding FHA domain-containing protein → MRPWRAVFAVSFLDVRAPCEDLIVLILIVAGGPDKGRIYELFDDRDVVLGREGADLQFNDVKVSRRHARIWCDGGRWYLQDLESKHGTHRNHKEIDDVQPLKDGDYIQVGRTVMVLARMSAEHLEQASLQLPLNAANASVFNRIKPKHLAFATAAAAAVLIGLNVVSLINANRGTAELETQIVALGEENPTQRQLRNEIRMALDARTEHERNVEAMINAFGPQTERLMPKLDAILATLDAQPDMVEPLTALAQAIEEQGADDTLNTKVDAALAMLEQRGGDAESLASQFREMFAARPTVEQIAAAASTNDSLTLKALNSIVARLDATTSAPVDTTAMAGELAELRRLIEARPAEYAGTTQVKSMLEDVLARIEALDSSGETQTVLAAIAEVKSAMPTDTSEAFAAVNSQLAELAEQLEDRRDSELIQEQLAQLIKASKEQGDAALAAANDPLLGQLLVQVEALSENDKKLDAILASLKQQPYDNRAMFDEALAQLGTDATQETVAALLDQTMAELRGKSITDANQLRRMIQREVVAAVGKANGEKIDRSREDIRLTKTETAYKLAFESGKPVAIGVTRDPLTGQRTSGRTLDPADAVAAGHETWRDWYLMDDLANRMQMQEKAQRVARGQGDAERVLSVPGGEEENSVNVNASRIPE
- a CDS encoding class I SAM-dependent methyltransferase, which produces MSKAKRPHRLEIYEHAVQQPWAEAALLGRIYEAMNGGESAWLLREDFAGTCSVAASWCESHPERQAMAVELHGPTLRWAQRRHAHIEDLHLVEADVMQIASPKVDLTAALNFSTFIYHDESALLGYLRHARKGLRPGGVFVMDVFGGPGAQRLGTQTRPADGFTYQWEQRAFDPITHRIDCRIHFTLGDGHTIRSAFRYDWRLWTLPELRGLLSKAGFGQVEVWSEAKNGRIGPAKRLPAAEDWVAYLVAKR
- a CDS encoding glycine cleavage system protein R; translation: MTSLILTVVGPDRPGLVKALSDVVARHDANWLEGEMAQLAGQFAGIVHVQAPIESVEALSADLDGLKAQKLYVHVTHSPEADSADLRGTRLYELELIGLDRPGIVRDLAKALATRSINVAKLKTLTESAPMSGELMFKATASLHAPEDTSHDDLHDALDQLADDLDLDLSLNVATPQAG